The following are encoded together in the Cynocephalus volans isolate mCynVol1 chromosome 4, mCynVol1.pri, whole genome shotgun sequence genome:
- the LOC134377133 gene encoding olfactory receptor 10G7-like: MTNVSLVTTFFLTGLSHAPALDTPLFGIFLVIYVLTVLGNLLILLLIRVDSRLHTPMYYFLANLSFIDMWFSTATVPKMLMTLVSPEGRAISFHSCIAQLYCSHFLGSSECFLYTVMAYDRYLAISYPLRYTSMMSGRTCALLATSTWLSGSLHSALQTTLTFRLSYCGPNQIQHYFCDAPPILKLACADTSANEMVIFVNIGVVASGCFVLIVLSYVSIVCSILKIRTSEGRRRASQTCASHCIVVLCFFGPGLFIYLRPGSKQAVDGVVAVFSTVLTPLLNPAVYTLRNKEVQKALLKLKSGSVFTQGK; encoded by the coding sequence ATGACAAACGTGAGCCTCGTGACAACGTTCTTCCTCACGGGCCTTTCCCATGCACCAGCGCTGGACACCCCCCTCTTTGGGATCTTCCTGGTGATTTATGTGCTCACCGTGCTGGGGAACCTCCTCATCCTGCTGCTGATCAGGGTGGATTCTcgcctccacacccccatgtactacTTCCTTGCCAACCTCTCCTTCATTGACATGTGGTTCTCCACTGCCACAGTGCCCAAAATGCTGATGACCTTGGTGTCCCCTGAGGGCAGGGCCATCTCCTTTCACAGTTGCATAGCCCAGCTTTATTGCTCCCACTTTCTGGGGAGCAGCGAGTGTTTCCTCTACACAgtcatggcctatgaccgctaccTGGCCATCAGTTACCCGCTCAGGTACACCAGCATGATGAGTGGGAGAACCTGTGCCCTCCTGGCCACTAGCACTTGGCTCAGTGGCTCTCTGCACTCTGCTCTGCAGACCACATTGACCTTCCGTTTGTCCTACTGTGGGCCCAACCAGATCCAGCACTACTTCTGTGATGCACCACCCATCCTCAAGCTGGCCTGTGCAGACACCTCGGCCAACGAGATGGTCATCTTTGTCAACATTGGTGTggtggcctcaggctgctttgtCCTGATAGTGCTGTCCTATGTGTCCATCGTCTGCTCCATCCTGAAGATCCGCACCTCAGAGGGGAGACGCAGGGCCTCCCAGACCTGTGCCTCCCACTGTATCGTGGTCCTTTGTTTCTTTGGTCCTGGTCTGTTCATTTACCTGAGGCCAGGCTCTAAGCAGGCTGTGGATGGGGTTGTGGCAGTTTTCTCCACTGTGCTGACCCCCCTTCTCAACCCTGCTGTGTACACACTGAGGAACAAGGAGGTGCAGAAAGCTCTGTTGAAACTGAAAAGTGGGTCAGTATTCACTCAGGGTAAGTAA